The genomic region GATGACGGCAATCTGCTTGGCGCCCTTGGTGGCCGCGAGGATCGCGTCGCGCGGGAACGGGCGGAAGACTTTCAGGCGCACGAGGCCGACCTTCTTCCCCTCGGCCCGCAGTTCGTCCACGACGTCCTTGATCGTGCCGCTGATGGAGCCTTTGGCCACGAGAACCGTCTCGGCATCGTCGCTCTTATACTTTTCGATGAGTCCGCCGGAGTCTCGGCCGAAGGCTTTGGCGAACGCGGCGCTCGCTTCCTCGATGACCTCGAGGCTGCGGAGGCAGGCGTCGTGGACCATCCAGCGGCCTTCCATGCACTTGTCGGGCTCGCAGAACGCGCCGAACGTCGCCGGGTCGTCCACGTCGAGTTTCAGGACCGCCTCGTAGGAGCCGAGAAACTTGTCGGTGAGCGCTTGGTCCGGGATTTCGGTCGGCTCGAAAACGTGCGTCAGCAGGAAGCCGTCGAGGTTGACCATCACGGGAAGGAGGACGCGGCGGTCCTCGGCGATCTTGAAGGCCAGGACGTGCATGTCGCACGCTTCCTGGGAATCCTCGGCGTAAAGTTGGAGGATGCCGCAGTCGCGCACCGACTCGGCGTCCTGGTGGTCGCACCAGATGGAGAGCGGGGCCGAGAGGCTCCGGTTCGCGCACCCGAGGACCACCGGCAGGCGCATGCCGGCCATGTTCCAGAGGACCTCGGTCATGAGGATTAGGCCCTGGCTGGAGGTGGCGGTGTAGGTCCGGGCGCCGGCGGCCGAGGCGCCGAGGACGACGCTCGCGGCGCCGAATTCGCTCTCGACCTTGACGAACTCGGCCTCCAGGTCGCCGTCGGCCACGATCTGCGAGAGTTCCTCGGAGATGTGGGTCTGCGGCGTAATGGGATAGGCGGCGACGACCTCCGGCCGGCAGCGGGCGACGGCGTGGGCGACGGCCATCGCGCCTTCGAGGATTTCCTTCGCCATCACTTCTCCTCCATCAACATGTCAATATCATTCACGGGGCATTCGACCGCGCACATGCCGCAGCCTTTGCAGTAGTCCGGGTCGAAGTCGAATTGCTTCTTCTTCGGGTCGCCGAAGACGCAGCCTTCGGGGCAGACCATTTCGCATCCGCGGCACCCGGTGCAGTCCTTCTGCTTGAAGACCGGGCGCTGGGTCCGCCAGGCGCCGGTCTTATTGGCGAGGCTCTCGCCGGGGGGGGCGACGCAGCCGATGGAAAGTTTTTCGATGCTGAGCAACTTGTTCGCCATGCCGCGTCCTCGCTTTCGTGACGGCCCGCGCCCCGCAAGTTTACCCGCCGTGGCGGGCGGGGCGGCTAAATGTGACGGCCCGCGCCCCGCAAGTTTACCCGCCGTGGCGGGCGGGGCGGCTAAACGTAACGGCCGCTAAGCCGCAAGCGGCGGTCGTTTGCCGTTCAATCCGCAATCCGCAATCCGCAATCAGGTTGCGTTTCTGGCGGCGTGGAAGGCCTTGGCGACGGCCTCGGCGTTGAGGTCGCCGATCTTCCCGCCGAATCGCTCCTTCACCGCCGCCTGGAGCGATTCCAGGCTCACCAGGCCCGTCGTCCCCGCGAAGGCGCCGACCATGACCATGTTCGGGATAGGCCGGCCGATGACGTCCATCGCAATCTTGGTGCCGGCGACCGCCTTGAGGGTCGTGCCCGCGGGGGTAGCGATCTCCTGGGGCTTTTCGGTGTTGACGACGGCCATGCCGCCCGCCTTCAGGCCGCCGAAAATGTCCACCTGGCCGAAGAGCGTCGGGTCCTGGACGATGAGGTAATCGGGTTCCTCGATGACGGCGCGGGTGCGGATGGGCTTATCGGAGATGCGGCAAAAGGCCCGCACGGGGGCCCCCATCCGCTCGGACCCGAAGGCCGGAAACGCCTGGCTCACCAGGCCGTCCTTAAACGCCGCCTTGGCGAGGACCTCGGCGGCGGTGACGCTCCCCTGCCCGCCGCGACCGTGAATCCGAATCTCCTTGAGCATCCGCGGGTCTCCTGCCTCTCAGGCACGTCGCCCAGCCGTCCGTCGGGACAAAAGCAAGGAAGGACGATTCTACACGCCGCGACCGACGAATCTTCCCGCCGCAGACGGGAGAATCCGGTTCCTGGCTCCACTCAGTTGCGGGGTTGAAGCGGCCATGGGCCTGCGGCGTAACCTCTTGCGCCAGCGAGGCTTAGGGGCGGTCAGCCCGCGAGGCGAAGCGTGCAGCCCTCGAGCGTTACGCGGCCGCGATTTGACTTTTCCCCATTTCTGGTGTATAGTATCCTCGACGTACGACACCCGGGGGGGAGTCGCGCGAAACTATTCCTCGCCGAATCCCAGAGGGTGTTCTCTATCGCGGGATGATTCCCGTGACAGAGGCAGCCGACAAAGGGGGAGTTTCCGCAAGGTCGGTGTTCGTGGCCGGCGCCCTGCCGGCAGAACCCGCCTCGCCTTGGGAGAGGGAGAGGGATCCATGGCCGCTTTCACACATCGGTTGGTCTGCGCTGCTGCTCTCGTGCTTCTCGTCGTACAGGTCGAGCCGGTCATCGCGTCGATACCAGCGGATTACGTCTGGACGACCGCCGCCTCCGGCATCTGGAACCTGAGCGACAACTGGACGCCTTCGGGCGTGCCCGGCGACAGTTCGTCCGACACCGCCACCATCAGCATCACGGGCACTCCATATACGGTGACGCTGGACACCGCGCCGACCATCGCGGGATTCACCCTCAACTCGGACAACGCCATCTTCCTCATTCCGGGAGGGACGTTGACCGTCAACGGCCCCTCGGCAATCCAGGCGGGCGAGGTCCAGATGGACAACGGCACCTGGGCGGGATCCGGAACGTTGACCAATGACGCCACCCTCAGGATCCGCGGCAGCGTTCAGATCTCCGCCCCCCTCACGCAGAATGGTCAAGTGACCATCCAGGGGGACGGCACCGTCGGCGGCGCCTCCCTGAACGCCGCCTCCAGTTTCCAGAACTCCGGCGTCATCACCCTGACGAGCACCGGCGGCGGCTACCCGGCCACCCTCAGCACCACCTCGCTCGGCCAGACCCTCACCAACACCTCGGCCGGCCTCCTCCAGGTCCTCCCCGGCGCCGGCGGACCCCGCTACCTCACCCTGGACCTCACGAACGACGGCACCGTCCAGATCGACGCCACCACGTCCTTCAACCGTAACGGCGCCACCTTCACCAACAACGGCTCCGTCCAGATCGCCTCCGGCCAGACCCTCGAGATGAACGCCGGCAACCAGACCTTCACCCACAACGCCGGCGCCGACCTCGACTTCAACTCCGGCAGCGCCTTCTCCCTCGGCGGCGGCATCTTCAACCACAACGGCGGCACCCTCAGCGGCACGCCCCGCCTCCAGAGTTCGACCCTGAACATCGGCTCCGGCGTCACCACCGCCGCCGACTTCCTCCTGTGGGGCGCCTGCGTCCTGACCGGCGACGTCGCCTCCGCCCAGACCCTCACCGTGGCCGGGGACGGCGCCGTCGGCCCCGCCTCCCTGAACGCCGCCTCCAGTTTCCAGAACTCCGGCGTCATCACCCTGACGAGCACCGGCGGCCCCTACGGCGCCACCCTCAGCACCTCGCCCGGCCAGACCCTCACCAACGCCTCGGCCGCCTTCCTCAAGGTCCTCCCCGGCGCCGGCGGACCCCGCTACCTCACCCTGGACCTCACGAACGAGGGAACGCTCTATGTCGGCACAACGACCTACTTCGACAGGTCCGGCGCCACGTTGACCAACTCCAGCACGGGCCGCATCACCGGCCCCGGGAACCTGGTGTTCTCCGGCACGACGCTTGTGAACAACGGGACGGTCGCCCCCGGCGCTTCCCCCGGCACGCTGACCATCACGGGCGACTACAATCAGTCGGCCACGGCCGTCTTGGAGATCGAGATCGGCGGACTTGCGCCCGGCACCGACTACGACACCCTGGTCGTCACCGGCACGGCGCTCCTTGACGGAACGGTTGACGTGTCGTGGTACGGCCCGTACGTGGCGAGCAAGGGCGACACGTTCGACGTGCTGACGGCCTCGGGCGGGATTACCGACAATGGCATCGCCCTGGCTCTCGCGGACGCGAAGGCATGGCAGATCAACTGGCTGGGCGGTTCGACCGTCACGACGCTCCAGTTGGAGTACGTGCCGGAACCGGCGACCCTCTCGCTCCTGGCCGTGGGCGGGGCGCTTCTCGCGCTTCGCCGGCGCCGCTAGGCGAGGGACGCCCGGCCGAGAAGTAGCGCGGCACCGAGAGATTGTGCGACCTTCAGGAAGATCGGGTGCGGGGCCTGGTTTCCCCGCACCCGGTTTCTATCGGAGACTACCCGGTATCCCCCGCGGCAGTAGTGCTGAAGGAGACAGCGGCCGATCTACGGGTTGAGAAAACCCGGGCCGTCTGGTAAAATGTGTACTCGGTCCGGCCCCTCGGCGAGGAGGACGCATGGCACCGGGTAGCACGCCCTCTGGCAAAAAGACGCCCTCGCGGACCGGCTCGCCACGTCGAGTCGCCCGTGTACGTCCCCCGGCGCTGCGGCATCGCGACGTTCACGGCGGGCCTGTGCGAGGCGCTGGCGGAAGAGGTTCCAGAGGCGCACGTCGCGGTGGTGGCGATGAACGACCGCCCCGAAGGATACGATTACCCGCCGCGCGTCGAGTTCCATGTCAACGCCGAACGCCTCGAGGACTATTACAACGCCTTCAACTTCATCCAGGCGGGCGGCTTCGATTTCGTCAACGTGCAGCACGAGTACGGGATCTTCGGCGGCGAGGCGGGGAGCCACCTCTTGGCGCTGGTGCGCCAACTGCGCATGCCGCTCGTCGTTTCCCTCCACACGGTCCTGAAGAACCCGGGCCCGGCCGAGCGGCGCGTGCTCGAGGAACTCGTGCGTCTGGCGGATCGGCTGGTGGTGATGAGCCCGCGGTCGATCCGGCTCCTGGAGGATGTGTACCGCGTGGAGCGGGAGCAGGTCTGCCTGATCCACCACGGGATTCCCGACGTGCCGCGCACCGATCCCGACGCGCACAAGGCGGAGATCGGGGCCGAGGGGCGGCGCGTGATTCTGACGTTCGGCCTGCTGTCGCCCGGCAAGGGGATCGAGTACATGATCGAGGCGATGCCGGCCATCGTCGCCAAGCACCCCGACGTCCTGTACGTCGTCCTGGGGGCGACGCACCCCAACATCCGCCGACAGGCGGGCGAAACGTATCGCACGAAACTGGAGCAACTCGCCCGCGAGCGCGTGGCCGACCACGTCGTCTTCCAGAACGAATTCGTCGGCCTCCGCAAACTGTTCAAGTACCTGATGGCCGCGGACCTGTACGTCTCGCCGTACCTGAACCAGGACCAGGCGGTGTCCGGCACGCTGGCCTACGCGATGGGGACCGGCAAGCCGATCATCTCGACGACCTACTGGTACGCCCTGGACATGCTGACGAAGGGCCGCGGCCGCCTCGTCCCGCCGCGCGACTCCGAAGCCCTCGCGTGGGCCTGCGTGGACCTGCTGACGAACGAGGCGGAGCGGACGGCGATGGGGGAGCGCGCGTACGCGTTCAGCCGGCAGATGATCTGGCCGGAAGTGGCCCGGCAATACCTGGCGCTGTTCAAGGAGATCCAGAAAGAGCACGAGTCGCGGCCGGAGCCGGTCCTCCTCGTCCGTTCGCCCGACGGAGCCGCACTCGGACTCGAAGAGGCCGTCCCGGGCGCACGCCTGGCGGGCGAACTGCCGGCCGTCAACCTCGAACACCTGCGGCGCCTGACCGACGATTTCGGGATCATGCAGCACGCGCGGTACATCGTGCCGGACCGGCGTCGCGGCTACACGACGGACGACAACGCCCGCGCGCTGATCGCGGCGATCCTGGCGCGCTACGTGACGCCGGACGACCCCACCCTCAGGCCGCTCGTCACGCGGTACCTGAGTTTCGTGGACCTGGCGTTCAACGTGCGCACGGGGCGGTTCCGGAACTTTCTGAGTTACGGCCGGCGGTGGCTCGAGGAGGAAGGCTCGGAAGACAGCCACGGCCGGGCGCTCTGGGCCCTCGGAACGACCGTCGCGATGGACCAGGACTCGGGGCACCGGCTCCTGGCGGCCGACCTGTTTTGCGAGGCTTTGCCCGCCGTCGAGAGGATCGCCTCGCCGCGGTGCCTGGCATTCACTCTGCTCGGCATCCACGCCTACCTGGAACGGTTCGGGGACGATCCGAACATGCGGCGGGCGCGAGAGAAGATTGCGAAGCGGCTCTACGAACCTTTCCGCCGGGCCGCGACCGACGGCTGGCCCTGGCCCGAACCCGCCGTCACCTACGCCAACGCCCGCCTGCCCCAGGCGCTCATCCTCGCCGGCAACGCAATAGGGGAACCCGAGATGCTCGCCAAGGGCCTCGAGGTCCTCCGCTGGCTCCTCCAGATCCAGCAGAGCCCCAGCGGATGGTTCTCGCCGATCGGCAATCAGGGATGGTACGAGCGAGGCAAACAGAAGGCCCAGTTCGACCAGCAGCCGACCGAGGCCCACGACATGGTGGAAGCGTGTCTGACGGCCCACGCCGTGACGCACGAGACCCAGTGGCTGGACCACGCCCGGGCGGCCTTCGAGTGGTTCCTCGGACGCAACGACATCCTCATGCCGCTCTACGATCCGTCGAGCGGCGGGTGCCGCGACGGCCTCCATCCCGACCGCCCCAATGAGAACCAGGGGTCCGAAAGCACGCTCGCCTGGCTGCTCTCGCTCCTGAGGATCCATCTGCACCAGCGGGCGATCGAGAGCGATCGCCCCGGCCGCTCACGCCGCACGCCTCGCGGCGACGCGGGCACGCCCGCCCTCGCCGACCCGGCTCCGGAGGAAACACCATGACGCCGACCGCCCCGCCCACCTGCGCCGCCGCTTCCCCCGCGACCGCAACCAGACCGAAGCCCGCGGCCTCGCCGCGAGGCGGGCCCGCGCCGACCGGCGAGACCCTGCGGGACGTGGTCGTCGTGCTCATGGCGGGCGGCTTCGGTACGCGGTTCTGGCCCCTCGGGACCGCCGAGCAGCCGAAACAGTTCCTCACGGCCCTGGCCGGACGGTCGCTCTACCGCCAGGCCGCCGAACGCGCCCGCACGCTCGTCCCCTGGGACCGCATCCTCGTCATGACGAACGTCGCGCACGTCGGCCTCGTCCGCGAGCAGACCCCCGAGGTGCCCGAGGCGAACGTCATCGGCGAACCGATGCGGCGCGACACGGCGGCGGCGGTGATCCTGGCGGCCCTCGTCGCCGAACGCCGATTCCCCGGCAGCATCCTGGTCACGACGCCCGCCGATCACCTCGTCTCGAACCTGGACGCCTTTCGCCGGACCGTCGCCGCCGCCGTCGCCCGCGCACGCCTGGGCGGCCTGGGGACGATCGGCATCCGGCCGACCTACCCGGCGACGGGTTTCGGATACCTGAAACTCGCGCGCCGGCCCGGCGACGCCGAGCCGGTCCGCGTCCTGGAGTTCGTCGAGAAACCCGACGTCCCGCGGGCCGCCCGGTTTGTGGCCTCCGGCGAATACCTCTGGAACGCCGGCATGTTCATCTGGAAAGCCGGGACGCTGCTGGAGGCGGCGAGGCAACTTTTGCCCGACGTGTCCGCGGCGCTCGAGCCGCTCGCGGAATCGGCCGGAAGCCCGGCCTTCGCCGAACGCGCCCGCCAGGCCTTCCAGTCCCTCCGCGCCATTTCCGTGGATTACGGCATCATGGAAAAGGCCCGGGACGTCTGGTCCGTTCCGGCGACGTTCGACTGGAGCGACGTGGGCGGCTGGCTGGCCGCTTCGGACCTTCTGCCGGCCGACGCCGACGGCAACTGCGTCCGCGGGAGCGTCCTGCTCGA from Planctomycetota bacterium harbors:
- a CDS encoding 4Fe-4S binding protein, encoding MANKLLSIEKLSIGCVAPPGESLANKTGAWRTQRPVFKQKDCTGCRGCEMVCPEGCVFGDPKKKQFDFDPDYCKGCGMCAVECPVNDIDMLMEEK
- a CDS encoding pyruvate ferredoxin oxidoreductase subunit gamma, with translation MLKEIRIHGRGGQGSVTAAEVLAKAAFKDGLVSQAFPAFGSERMGAPVRAFCRISDKPIRTRAVIEEPDYLIVQDPTLFGQVDIFGGLKAGGMAVVNTEKPQEIATPAGTTLKAVAGTKIAMDVIGRPIPNMVMVGAFAGTTGLVSLESLQAAVKERFGGKIGDLNAEAVAKAFHAARNAT
- a CDS encoding PEP-CTERM sorting domain-containing protein (PEP-CTERM proteins occur, often in large numbers, in the proteomes of bacteria that also encode an exosortase, a predicted intramembrane cysteine proteinase. The presence of a PEP-CTERM domain at a protein's C-terminus predicts cleavage within the sorting domain, followed by covalent anchoring to some some component of the (usually Gram-negative) cell surface. Many PEP-CTERM proteins exhibit an unusual sequence composition that includes large numbers of potential glycosylation sites. Expression of one such protein has been shown restore the ability of a bacterium to form floc, a type of biofilm.) — encoded protein: MAAFTHRLVCAAALVLLVVQVEPVIASIPADYVWTTAASGIWNLSDNWTPSGVPGDSSSDTATISITGTPYTVTLDTAPTIAGFTLNSDNAIFLIPGGTLTVNGPSAIQAGEVQMDNGTWAGSGTLTNDATLRIRGSVQISAPLTQNGQVTIQGDGTVGGASLNAASSFQNSGVITLTSTGGGYPATLSTTSLGQTLTNTSAGLLQVLPGAGGPRYLTLDLTNDGTVQIDATTSFNRNGATFTNNGSVQIASGQTLEMNAGNQTFTHNAGADLDFNSGSAFSLGGGIFNHNGGTLSGTPRLQSSTLNIGSGVTTAADFLLWGACVLTGDVASAQTLTVAGDGAVGPASLNAASSFQNSGVITLTSTGGPYGATLSTSPGQTLTNASAAFLKVLPGAGGPRYLTLDLTNEGTLYVGTTTYFDRSGATLTNSSTGRITGPGNLVFSGTTLVNNGTVAPGASPGTLTITGDYNQSATAVLEIEIGGLAPGTDYDTLVVTGTALLDGTVDVSWYGPYVASKGDTFDVLTASGGITDNGIALALADAKAWQINWLGGSTVTTLQLEYVPEPATLSLLAVGGALLALRRRR
- a CDS encoding glycosyltransferase family 4 protein; translation: MYVPRRCGIATFTAGLCEALAEEVPEAHVAVVAMNDRPEGYDYPPRVEFHVNAERLEDYYNAFNFIQAGGFDFVNVQHEYGIFGGEAGSHLLALVRQLRMPLVVSLHTVLKNPGPAERRVLEELVRLADRLVVMSPRSIRLLEDVYRVEREQVCLIHHGIPDVPRTDPDAHKAEIGAEGRRVILTFGLLSPGKGIEYMIEAMPAIVAKHPDVLYVVLGATHPNIRRQAGETYRTKLEQLARERVADHVVFQNEFVGLRKLFKYLMAADLYVSPYLNQDQAVSGTLAYAMGTGKPIISTTYWYALDMLTKGRGRLVPPRDSEALAWACVDLLTNEAERTAMGERAYAFSRQMIWPEVARQYLALFKEIQKEHESRPEPVLLVRSPDGAALGLEEAVPGARLAGELPAVNLEHLRRLTDDFGIMQHARYIVPDRRRGYTTDDNARALIAAILARYVTPDDPTLRPLVTRYLSFVDLAFNVRTGRFRNFLSYGRRWLEEEGSEDSHGRALWALGTTVAMDQDSGHRLLAADLFCEALPAVERIASPRCLAFTLLGIHAYLERFGDDPNMRRAREKIAKRLYEPFRRAATDGWPWPEPAVTYANARLPQALILAGNAIGEPEMLAKGLEVLRWLLQIQQSPSGWFSPIGNQGWYERGKQKAQFDQQPTEAHDMVEACLTAHAVTHETQWLDHARAAFEWFLGRNDILMPLYDPSSGGCRDGLHPDRPNENQGSESTLAWLLSLLRIHLHQRAIESDRPGRSRRTPRGDAGTPALADPAPEETP
- a CDS encoding sugar phosphate nucleotidyltransferase, whose translation is MTPTAPPTCAAASPATATRPKPAASPRGGPAPTGETLRDVVVVLMAGGFGTRFWPLGTAEQPKQFLTALAGRSLYRQAAERARTLVPWDRILVMTNVAHVGLVREQTPEVPEANVIGEPMRRDTAAAVILAALVAERRFPGSILVTTPADHLVSNLDAFRRTVAAAVARARLGGLGTIGIRPTYPATGFGYLKLARRPGDAEPVRVLEFVEKPDVPRAARFVASGEYLWNAGMFIWKAGTLLEAARQLLPDVSAALEPLAESAGSPAFAERARQAFQSLRAISVDYGIMEKARDVWSVPATFDWSDVGGWLAASDLLPADADGNCVRGSVLLDAATGNIVVAGGSRPVLVVGVKNCVIVHGPGGTLVCDKSHAECIKPLVEKILNK
- the porA gene encoding pyruvate ferredoxin oxidoreductase, with the translated sequence MAKEILEGAMAVAHAVARCRPEVVAAYPITPQTHISEELSQIVADGDLEAEFVKVESEFGAASVVLGASAAGARTYTATSSQGLILMTEVLWNMAGMRLPVVLGCANRSLSAPLSIWCDHQDAESVRDCGILQLYAEDSQEACDMHVLAFKIAEDRRVLLPVMVNLDGFLLTHVFEPTEIPDQALTDKFLGSYEAVLKLDVDDPATFGAFCEPDKCMEGRWMVHDACLRSLEVIEEASAAFAKAFGRDSGGLIEKYKSDDAETVLVAKGSISGTIKDVVDELRAEGKKVGLVRLKVFRPFPRDAILAATKGAKQIAVIEKGGSFGAGGIMTPEVKEVLYDAGLKIPVSGFCVQLAGREVPPDGIREIIDRVAKGERQKAYEYFRLKKELLPDLVP